The following coding sequences lie in one Haemorhous mexicanus isolate bHaeMex1 chromosome 10, bHaeMex1.pri, whole genome shotgun sequence genomic window:
- the EIF2A gene encoding eukaryotic translation initiation factor 2A isoform X2 — protein sequence MAPPTPLLAVRGSEGLYMVNGPPNFTESVAFQRDSGKNCKAVAFSKDGSLFAWCNGEKVNVVNVTRAELLHSFDLPKTVCLEFSPKNNVLATWQAYATAKDGTAGVPNLQLHDLRTGKCLKSFVQKKMQNWCPCWADDESICARNVNNEVHFFENNNFNTIANKLHLQKVSDFVLSPGAQPTKVAVYVPGSKGAPSFVRLYQYPNFGGPQSALANKSFFKADKVTMLWNKKAKNGPIYDVAWSPNSVEFCAVYGFMPAKATIFNLKCDPVFDFGTGPRNAAYYSPHGHILVLAGFGNLRGQMEVWDVKNYKLISKPVASDSTYFAWCPDGEHIVTATCAPRLRVGNGYKVWHYTGSVLHSYEVPADEEMWQVFWQPFQDGVFPERAVRYQAVPSELPRAQPSPAQAYRPPALRNRPVTSSKLHEDEPPQNMKPQLGGSDKPVSKTALKNQRKHEAKKAAKQEAKADGHQGPAQVRAPQNILQNTVPAMTTGDPEVDKKIKNLKKKLKAIEQLKEQAAAGKQLEKNQVEKIQKEAALLKELEDLELGV from the exons TGAGAGGCTCCGAGGGGCTGTACATGGTGAATGGGCCCCCCAACTTCACCGAGAGCGTGGCATTCCAAAG GGATTCTGGAAAAAATTGCAAAGCTGTTGCTTTTAGCAAGGACGGCTCCCTCTTTGCCTGGTGCAATGGAGAAAA AGTCAATGTTGTTAATGTCACCCGAGCTGAGTTACTGCATTCCTTTGATCTCCCAAAGACTGTTTGCCTTGAATTCTCACCAAAGAATAACGTTCTGGCAACGTGGCAGGCCTATGCAA CTGCTAAGGATGGCACAGCAGGAGTGCCCAACCTGCAGCTCCATGATCTGAGAACTGGAAAATGCTTAAAGTCTTTTGTGCAGAAAAAGATGCAGAACTG GTGTCCTTGCTGGGCAGATGATGAAAGCATTTGTGCCAGAAATGTGAACAATGAAGTGCACTTCTTTGAAAACAACAACTTCA ATACCATTGCAAACAAGCTGCATTTGCAGAAGGTCAGTGATTTCGTGttgtccccaggagcacagccaaCCAAG GTTGCTGTTTATGTCCCAGGCAGCAAAGGTGCTCCGTCCTTTGTCAGGCTCTACCAGTACCCCAACTTCGGGGGCCCGCAGTCAGCACTAGCCAACAAAAGCTTCTTTAAAGCTGACAAGGTGACAATGCTATGGAACAAAAAAG cCAAAAATGGCCCTATTTACGATGTTGCCTGGAGCCCCAATTCTGTCGAGTTCTGTGCTGTGTACGGTTTCATGCCTGCCAAAGCCACGATTTTTAACCTGAAATGTGACCCCGTGTTTGATTTTGGCACCGGGCCTCGCAATGCTGCCTACTATAGCCCCCACGGACACatcctggtgctggcagggtTTGGGAACCTCAGGGGACAGATGGAAGTGTGGGACGTTAAGAACTACAAGCTGATTTCCAAGCCGGTGGCCTCGGACTCCACGTACTTCGCTTGGTGTCCCGACGGGGAGCACATCGTGACAGCCACGTGCGCTCCCCGGCTGCGCGTCGGCAACGGCTACAAGGTCTGGCACTACACGGGCTCCGTGCTGCACTCCTACGAGGTGCCGGCTGACGAGGAGATGTGGCAGGTGTTCTGGCAGCCCTTCCAGGACGGCGTGTTCCCGGAGAGGGCCGTGAGGTACCAGGCGGTCCCCAGCGAGCTGCCGCgcgcccagcccagccccgcgcAGGCGTACCGCCCGCCCGCCCTGCGCAACAGACCCGTGACGAGCTCCAAGCTG CATGAAGATGAGCCACCCCAGAACATGAAACCCCAGCTGGGAGGCAGTGATAAGCCGGTGTCTAAAACAGCTCTCAAAAATCAGAGGAAACATGAAGCTAAGAAAGCTGCTAAACAG GAGGCCAAAGCTGATGGACACCAAGGCCCTGCCCAGGTCAGAGCCCCACAGAATATCCTGCAGAACACTGTGCCAGCCATGACCACGGGAGATCCTGAAGTGGACAAGAAGATCAAGAATTTGAAAAAG aaactaAAGGCAATTGAGCAGCTGAAAgaacaggcagctgctggcaaaCAGCTGGAGAAGAATCAG GTGGAGAAGATTCAGAAAGAAGCTGCTCTCCTTAAGGAACTGGAAGACCTAGAACTAGGTGTTTAA
- the MINDY4B gene encoding inactive ubiquitin carboxyl-terminal hydrolase MINDY-4B: MGERGAGHAAPTPLEEIASRISELSKWREIFSFRGLEINSTTHQQGRSSAGRGPPGAGESPGSQPPSTVPQPLLLPQGLGGLPISPDMAMRLQQLLFRSTAPLFSCEWAAAHFRFHPPHSHLAYALQAGKGGTRAILVAVQAHIITYLLFTRETEFTVSGFPRHRLCRLGCWEQGQALATALAETLWAAGGGGRAVVCLITAPITTMPREGYRASSFTERIQMFEFSEKAAAQEFISDHINCFKGEGSHGVILFLYSLLFSRTLERVQEDLGDTAPLLNISSGNITCTEAVLSLLLTGRASPGQLGGGWEPEQGAGDGAQGQPTASGTPAQPRLLASVPCQVSPALRTPRLPVWLCSLSGRHSVLFGTDSRLLSDWKAERTFHLYFYSGQQEQTQTAHLTIDTHSHHWEEAQREGPCSPGRRRPALEMAIRTKWAGATVSWNGTDPFF, translated from the exons ATGGGTGAGCGGGGGGCCGGGCACGCTGCGCCCACCCCGCTGGAGGAGATCGCCAGCAGAATCTCTGAGCTGAGCAAATGGAGAGAAATCTTCAGCTTCCGTGG CTTGGAAATCAACAGCACCACTCATCAG caaggACGGAGCAGCGCTGGCCGCGGACCGCCCGGAGCCGGGGAGTCCCCGGGGTCACAGCCCCCCTCCACcgtcccccagcccctcctgctccctcaggGCCTGGGCGGCCTCCCCATCTCCCCGGACATGGCCATG aggctgcagcagctgctcttcagGAGCACGGCCCCCCTCTTCAGCTGCGAGTGGGCAGCAGCACACTTCAGGTTCCACCCGCCGCACTCCCATCTGGCCTACGCGCTGCAGGCAGGAAAG GGAGGAACAAGAGCCATTCTGGTGGCTGTACAAGCACACATCATCACATACCTGCTCTTCACAAGAGAGACAGAAT TCACAGTCTCTGGTTTCCCCCGGCACAGGCTGTGCCGGCttgggtgctgggagcagggacaggcactggCCACGGCCCTGGCAGAGaccctgtgggcagcaggaggaggtggcagagctgtTGTGTGCCTCATCACTGCCCCTATCACCACGATGCCACGTGAAGGCTACAGAGCCAGCAGCTTCACGGAGAGA ATCCAGATGTTCGAGTTCTCGGagaaagctgctgctcaggagttCATCTCTGATCATATAAACTGT ttcaaAGGTGAAGGAAGCCATGGAGTGATCCTATTTTTATACAGTTTACTTTTCTCTAGGACACTTGAAAG GGTCCAAGAGGATTTGGGTgacacagctcctctgctgaaCATCAGTTCTGGAAACATCACCTGTACAGAG GCCGtgctcagcctgctcctgaCGGGACGGGCGAGCCCGGGGCAGCTCGGCGGCGGCTGGGAGCCGGAGCAGGGCGCGGGGGACGGCG CGCAGGGGCAGCCCACGGCCAGCGGGACCCcggcacagcccaggctcctggCAAGCGTCCCCTGCCAGGTGAGCCCCGCGCTGAGGACGCCCCGGCTGCCCGTGTGGCTGTGCAGCCTCTCGGGCAGGCACAGCGTGCTCTTCGGCACCGACAGCCGGCTGCTCTCCGACTGGAAAGCCGAGAGAACTTTCCACCTCTACTTCTacagtgggcagcaggagcagaccCAAACTGCCCACCTGACGATAG ACACTCATTCGCATCACTGGGAAGAGGCTCAGAGAGAAGGCCCCTGCAGCCCGGGGAGGAGGCGCCCAGCCCTGGAGATGGCAATCCGGACCAAGTGGGCAGGTGCGACCGTCAGCTGGAACGGGACAGACCCCTTCTTCTGA
- the SELENOT gene encoding thioredoxin reductase-like selenoprotein T — protein MRAAGLRRLLLLLLAGLAAAPGGGGAAAAEQGGLPAKKLRMAYATGPLLKFQICVSUGYRRVFEEYMRVISQRYPDIRIEGENYLPQPIYRHIASFLSVFKLVLIGLIIVGKDPFAFFGMQAPSIWQWGQENKVYACMMVFFLSNMIENQCMSTGAFEITLNDVPVWSKLESGHLPSMQQLVQILDNEMKLNVHMESMPHHRS, from the exons ATGCGAgcggcggggctgcggcggctgctgctgctgctgctggcggggctggcggcggcaccgggcggcggcggcgccgcggcGGCGGAGCAGGGCGGGCTGCCGGCGAAGAAGCTGCGCATGGCCTACGCCACCGGGCCGCTGCTCAAGTTTCAGATCTG TGTCTCCTGAGGCTACAGGCGGGTGTTTGAGGAGTACATGCGGGTCATCAGCCAGCGGTACCCAGACATCCGAATCGAAGGGGAGAACTACCTTCCTCAACCTATCTATAG GCACATAGCATCCTTCCTGTCTGTCTTCAAACTAGTATTAATTGGCTTAATCATCGTTGGCAAGGACCCGTTTGCTTTCTTTGGCATGCAAGCTCCAAGCATCTGGCAGTGGGGCCAGGAAAACAAG GTGTACGCCTGCATGATGGTCTTCTTCCTGAGCAACATGATTGAGAACCAGTGCATGTCCACTGGGGCTTTTGAAATCACTTTGAATG ATGTCCCAGTGTGGTCTAAGCTGGAGTCTGGCCACCTCCCTTCCATGCAGCAGCTTGTACAGATCCTTGATAACGAGATGAAGCTCAATGTGCACATGGAGTCAATGCCCCATCATCGATCATAG
- the EIF2A gene encoding eukaryotic translation initiation factor 2A isoform X1, which yields MAPPTPLLAVRGSEGLYMVNGPPNFTESVAFQRDSGKNCKAVAFSKDGSLFAWCNGEKVNVVNVTRAELLHSFDLPKTVCLEFSPKNNVLATWQAYATAKDGTAGVPNLQLHDLRTGKCLKSFVQKKMQNWCPCWADDESICARNVNNEVHFFENNNFNTIANKLHLQKVSDFVLSPGAQPTKVAVYVPGSKGAPSFVRLYQYPNFGGPQSALANKSFFKADKVTMLWNKKATAVLVVASTEVDKSGASYYGEQTLHYVAASGESAVVQLPKNGPIYDVAWSPNSVEFCAVYGFMPAKATIFNLKCDPVFDFGTGPRNAAYYSPHGHILVLAGFGNLRGQMEVWDVKNYKLISKPVASDSTYFAWCPDGEHIVTATCAPRLRVGNGYKVWHYTGSVLHSYEVPADEEMWQVFWQPFQDGVFPERAVRYQAVPSELPRAQPSPAQAYRPPALRNRPVTSSKLHEDEPPQNMKPQLGGSDKPVSKTALKNQRKHEAKKAAKQEAKADGHQGPAQVRAPQNILQNTVPAMTTGDPEVDKKIKNLKKKLKAIEQLKEQAAAGKQLEKNQVEKIQKEAALLKELEDLELGV from the exons TGAGAGGCTCCGAGGGGCTGTACATGGTGAATGGGCCCCCCAACTTCACCGAGAGCGTGGCATTCCAAAG GGATTCTGGAAAAAATTGCAAAGCTGTTGCTTTTAGCAAGGACGGCTCCCTCTTTGCCTGGTGCAATGGAGAAAA AGTCAATGTTGTTAATGTCACCCGAGCTGAGTTACTGCATTCCTTTGATCTCCCAAAGACTGTTTGCCTTGAATTCTCACCAAAGAATAACGTTCTGGCAACGTGGCAGGCCTATGCAA CTGCTAAGGATGGCACAGCAGGAGTGCCCAACCTGCAGCTCCATGATCTGAGAACTGGAAAATGCTTAAAGTCTTTTGTGCAGAAAAAGATGCAGAACTG GTGTCCTTGCTGGGCAGATGATGAAAGCATTTGTGCCAGAAATGTGAACAATGAAGTGCACTTCTTTGAAAACAACAACTTCA ATACCATTGCAAACAAGCTGCATTTGCAGAAGGTCAGTGATTTCGTGttgtccccaggagcacagccaaCCAAG GTTGCTGTTTATGTCCCAGGCAGCAAAGGTGCTCCGTCCTTTGTCAGGCTCTACCAGTACCCCAACTTCGGGGGCCCGCAGTCAGCACTAGCCAACAAAAGCTTCTTTAAAGCTGACAAGGTGACAATGCTATGGAACAAAAAAG CCACGGCCGTGCTGGTGGTTGCCAGCACCGAGGTGGACAAGAGCGGCGCCTCGTACTACGGCGAGCAGACGCTGCACTACGTGGCAGCCAGCGGGGAGAGCGCCGTGGTGCAGCTGC cCAAAAATGGCCCTATTTACGATGTTGCCTGGAGCCCCAATTCTGTCGAGTTCTGTGCTGTGTACGGTTTCATGCCTGCCAAAGCCACGATTTTTAACCTGAAATGTGACCCCGTGTTTGATTTTGGCACCGGGCCTCGCAATGCTGCCTACTATAGCCCCCACGGACACatcctggtgctggcagggtTTGGGAACCTCAGGGGACAGATGGAAGTGTGGGACGTTAAGAACTACAAGCTGATTTCCAAGCCGGTGGCCTCGGACTCCACGTACTTCGCTTGGTGTCCCGACGGGGAGCACATCGTGACAGCCACGTGCGCTCCCCGGCTGCGCGTCGGCAACGGCTACAAGGTCTGGCACTACACGGGCTCCGTGCTGCACTCCTACGAGGTGCCGGCTGACGAGGAGATGTGGCAGGTGTTCTGGCAGCCCTTCCAGGACGGCGTGTTCCCGGAGAGGGCCGTGAGGTACCAGGCGGTCCCCAGCGAGCTGCCGCgcgcccagcccagccccgcgcAGGCGTACCGCCCGCCCGCCCTGCGCAACAGACCCGTGACGAGCTCCAAGCTG CATGAAGATGAGCCACCCCAGAACATGAAACCCCAGCTGGGAGGCAGTGATAAGCCGGTGTCTAAAACAGCTCTCAAAAATCAGAGGAAACATGAAGCTAAGAAAGCTGCTAAACAG GAGGCCAAAGCTGATGGACACCAAGGCCCTGCCCAGGTCAGAGCCCCACAGAATATCCTGCAGAACACTGTGCCAGCCATGACCACGGGAGATCCTGAAGTGGACAAGAAGATCAAGAATTTGAAAAAG aaactaAAGGCAATTGAGCAGCTGAAAgaacaggcagctgctggcaaaCAGCTGGAGAAGAATCAG GTGGAGAAGATTCAGAAAGAAGCTGCTCTCCTTAAGGAACTGGAAGACCTAGAACTAGGTGTTTAA
- the ERICH6 gene encoding glutamate-rich protein 6, producing the protein MDGPGMDGPTRAAELSGGADDAAGGHRWPPAPEESADHPAEPRCGTPSAGPQSTPTGLPTLLAYRPESSQANVHHEAEEDAEPTCEYCGNLLRPFPFSEDVPLSEDQEDRFCCKRSRELYEFIMKERKRLEDASSLPRAVSTQESLSSEANLLLSKEQDSQRQQKRHLARELADQYLRLSATKGSQKAGFVSYETSQELTSPEGGTPVPVASAAKPEPRPKEKPEPEPEPQPKEKPEPEPEPRPKEKPEPESWPKKPELEPRPKEEPEEEPELELWHEEEPELEKEPESWPEEEPEQPKRDKKPVSRSVLCYEFSLLGKKVGKGKLVQKYYKNGKKFLTMLPDGTSQLFYPSGNLAIIITQARDQLMCIVQEDEPRTVKIRALFQSDGRSTCYYPTGDEWINMSIQGGQYLDQAGNRVRRWMWPNLLPEPQVPLSPIFISLNRHVGVRILAQDKIFISFLAMGRQAKLNMGTKVQVNTNSQLPPPTPLGEDELLLLAFRVKILQLFDRMRGGLNFPSSEQWNKMQPPMYLISQAVKILELCMAADISDELRSSIKAIVNAQQL; encoded by the exons ATGGACGGGCCGGGCATGGACGGGCCGACCCGGGCCGCGGAGCTCAGCGGAGGGGCGGATGATGCGGCGGGCGGGCACCGCTGGCCCCCGGCCCCCGAGGAGAGCGCAGACCATCCGGCAGAGCCGCGGTGCGGGACACCCTCGGCCGGCCCGCAGTCGACCCCCAcgggcctgcccaccctcctggCCTACAGACCCGAGTCCTCACAGGCAAACGTACACCACGAG gcagaggaggatGCTGAGCCAACCTGCGAGTACTGTGGCAACCTGCTGAGGCCGTTCCCCTTCTCCGAGGATGTGCCTCTCTCTGAGGACCAGGAAGAC AGATTCTGCTGCAAGCGCAGCCGGGAGCTCTACGAGTTCATCatgaaggagaggaagaggctCGAGGATGCCAGCAGCCTTCCCAGAGCTGTCAGCACTCAGGAATCCCTCAGCTCTGAAGCCAACCTGCTGCTGTCAAAGGAGCAAGACAGCCAGAG gCAGCAGAAGAGACACCTGGCTAGAGAGCTGGCTGACCAGTATTTAAGGCTGAGTGCCACTAAAG ggtcACAGAAAGCTGGATTCGTTTCCTACGAGACTTCCCAGGAACTCACCTCTCCCGAAGGTGGGACACCAGTGCCTGTTGCAAGTGCAGCCAAGCCCGAGCCCCGGCCCAAGGAGAAGCCCGAGCCCGAACCCGAGCCCCAGCCCAAGGAGAAACCTGAGCCCGAACCCGAGCCCCGGCCCAAGGAGAAACCTGAGCCAGAATCCTGGCCCAAGAAGCCTGAACTGGAACCCCGGCCCAAGGAGGAGCCCGAGGAGGAGCCCGAGCTGGAGCTTTGGCACGAGGAGGAGCCcgagctggagaaggagcccGAGTCCTGGCCTGAAGAGGAGCCTGAGCAGCCCAAGCGCGACAAGAAACCCGTGTCCCGCAGCGTCCTCTGCTACGAATTCAGTCTGCTGGGGAAGAAG GTGGGGAAGGGTAAATTGGTGCAGAAGTACtacaaaaatggaaagaaattcctTACCATGCTCCCAGACGGAACATCGCAGTTATT CTATCCATCTGGAAACCTGGCCATCATCATTACACAAGCCAGAGACCAGCTGATGTGCATAGTACAGGAAGATGAGCCAAGGACAGTCAAAATCCGAGCACTGTTTCAGTCTGATGGCAGGAGCACATGCTATTACCCTACCGGAGATGAGTG GATAAATATGAGTATCCAGGGTGGGCAGTATTTGGACCAAGCAGGCAACAGGGTAAGAAGGTGGATGTGGCCGAACTTGTTACCAGAACCCCAGGTTCCACTGAGCCCCATTTTCATCTCACTGAACCGCCACGTGGGGGTCAGGATCCTGGCCCAGGACAAGATCTTCATCTCCTTCCTCGCTATGGGGCGACAAGCAAAACTCAACATGGGAACCAAAGTGCAG GTCAACACCAACAGCCAGCTGCCGCCTCCAACCCCGCTGGGTGAGgatgagctcctgctgctcgCCTTCCGTGTGAAGATCCTGCAGCTCTTCGACAGGATGCGGGGAGGCCTCAACTTTCCTTCTAGTGAGCAGTGGAACAAAATGCAGCCTCCCATGTACCTCATCAGCCAGGCTGTGAAgatcctggagctctgcatGGCTGCTGACATAAGTGATGAGCTGCGCAGCTCCATCAAGGCAATAGTAAatgcccagcagctctga